A portion of the Bacillus sp. es.034 genome contains these proteins:
- a CDS encoding DUF441 domain-containing protein, protein MTQPFMFLLLLLGIGLMAKNQSIIIAVAFLIGLKLLGLDEKIFATIQSKGINWGVTIITIAVLAPIATGEIGFKDLFDSLKSPYAWIALASGMAVALIAKNGLILLEDDPHLTTALVLGTVLAVALFKGVAVGPLIGAGIAYLAMKLYELFL, encoded by the coding sequence ATGACTCAGCCATTCATGTTTTTACTGCTTTTATTGGGAATCGGGCTGATGGCGAAAAATCAATCCATCATTATAGCCGTAGCATTTCTAATTGGACTAAAGCTGCTTGGGCTTGATGAGAAAATTTTCGCGACGATTCAGTCGAAAGGCATTAACTGGGGTGTGACGATCATTACGATTGCTGTCCTTGCACCGATTGCAACAGGGGAAATCGGCTTTAAGGATCTCTTTGATTCGTTGAAGTCCCCTTATGCCTGGATTGCACTCGCCTCTGGAATGGCAGTGGCATTGATTGCGAAGAATGGGTTGATTCTACTGGAAGATGACCCCCACCTGACAACGGCCCTCGTTCTTGGCACGGTGCTAGCCGTCGCTCTCTTTAAAGGGGTTGCCGTCGGGCCTTTGATCGGCGCCGGGATCGCCTATCTTGCTATGAAATTGTATGAATTATTTCTGTGA
- the mdh gene encoding malate dehydrogenase — MAIKRRKVSVIGGGFTGATTALMLAQKELGDVVLVDIPQNEDPTKGKALDMLEASPVQGFDSTIIGTSNYEDTKDSDIVVITAGIARKPGMSRDDLVQTNQKVMKSVTQQIVKHSPDCYIIVLTNPVDAMTYTVFKESGFPKERVIGQSGVLDTARFRTFVAQELNLSVKDITGFVLGGHGDDMVPLIRYSYAGGIPLETLIPKDRLDAIVERTRKGGGEIVGLLGNGSAYYAPAASLVQMVEAILKDQRRVIPAIAYLEGEYGFEGIYLGVPTILGGNGLEKIIELELTEDEKAALSNSADAVKNVMASLA; from the coding sequence ATGGCAATTAAACGTAGAAAAGTATCTGTAATCGGTGGAGGTTTCACCGGGGCGACAACGGCATTGATGCTCGCCCAGAAAGAGCTTGGAGATGTTGTATTGGTTGATATTCCGCAAAACGAGGATCCAACGAAAGGGAAAGCACTAGATATGCTTGAGGCAAGTCCTGTACAGGGCTTTGATTCAACCATCATCGGTACGTCCAATTATGAAGATACGAAGGATTCGGATATCGTTGTCATCACTGCCGGGATTGCCCGTAAACCGGGTATGAGCCGTGATGATCTCGTTCAGACCAATCAAAAGGTCATGAAATCAGTGACCCAGCAAATCGTGAAGCATTCACCTGACTGTTACATCATCGTTCTGACCAATCCCGTAGATGCCATGACCTATACAGTGTTCAAGGAATCCGGTTTCCCGAAAGAGCGCGTGATCGGTCAATCAGGAGTCCTTGATACAGCCCGCTTCCGCACGTTTGTCGCACAGGAATTAAACCTGTCCGTGAAGGATATTACAGGTTTCGTCCTCGGCGGCCACGGTGATGACATGGTTCCTCTTATTCGTTACTCATACGCTGGAGGCATCCCACTTGAGACATTGATCCCTAAAGATCGCCTGGACGCCATCGTAGAGCGCACCCGTAAAGGCGGAGGCGAAATTGTCGGGCTCCTCGGTAACGGAAGTGCCTACTACGCACCGGCGGCATCACTCGTCCAAATGGTCGAAGCCATCCTGAAAGACCAGCGCCGCGTCATCCCGGCCATCGCCTACCTCGAAGGCGAATACGGATTCGAAGGCATCTACCTCGGCGTCCCGACCATCCTAGGTGGAAACGGCCTCGAGAAAATCATCGAACTCGAACTCACAGAAGACGAAAAAGCAGCACTATCCAACTCAGCTGACGCAGTTAAAAACGTCATGGCTTCATTGGCTTAA
- the citZ gene encoding citrate synthase translates to MTATRGLEGVVATTSSISSIIDDTLTYVGYNIDDLANNASFEEVIYLLWHLKLPNAAELKEFTELLAANAELPKEVIEHFKMYNIKEVHPMAALRSAVSLLGLYDDKADVMEEKENYLKAVRLQAKIPTIVTSFARIRNGQEPIAPRQDLGFAANFLYMLTGKDPEPVEVEAFNKALVLHADHELNASTFTARVCVATLSDVYSGVTAAIGALKGPLHGGANEQVMKMLTEIGSVDKAEEYILDKLEKKEKIMGFGHRVYRQGDPRAKHLKEMSKKLTELTGQSKYYEMSVKVEDVFTSNKGLPPNVDFYSASVYHSLGIDHDLFTPIFAVSRVSGWLAHILEQYSNNRLIRPRADYVGPGKQQYVPVEQRG, encoded by the coding sequence ATGACAGCAACTCGCGGATTAGAAGGCGTTGTAGCAACGACATCGTCCATCAGCTCCATCATTGACGATACTCTTACATATGTTGGCTACAACATTGATGATTTAGCAAATAATGCAAGCTTCGAAGAGGTTATCTACTTATTATGGCATCTGAAACTGCCTAATGCAGCAGAACTTAAGGAATTTACAGAGCTGTTAGCAGCTAACGCTGAATTGCCTAAGGAAGTCATTGAGCATTTCAAGATGTACAACATCAAGGAAGTCCACCCGATGGCAGCTTTACGTTCAGCTGTATCCCTGCTTGGACTGTATGATGATAAAGCAGACGTAATGGAAGAGAAGGAAAACTACTTGAAAGCTGTTCGCCTTCAAGCGAAGATCCCGACGATTGTCACGAGCTTTGCCCGTATCCGCAACGGTCAGGAACCGATTGCACCACGTCAGGACTTAGGTTTTGCAGCTAACTTCTTATATATGCTGACAGGAAAAGATCCTGAGCCTGTTGAAGTTGAAGCATTCAATAAAGCCCTTGTCCTTCATGCGGACCATGAGTTAAACGCTTCCACATTCACAGCACGTGTTTGTGTCGCGACTCTATCTGACGTCTATTCAGGTGTTACCGCTGCGATCGGTGCCTTAAAAGGACCTCTTCACGGTGGGGCAAATGAGCAGGTTATGAAGATGCTTACTGAAATCGGTTCTGTCGATAAAGCAGAAGAGTACATCCTCGACAAACTGGAGAAGAAAGAAAAAATCATGGGCTTCGGTCACCGCGTTTACCGTCAGGGAGATCCACGTGCCAAGCATCTGAAAGAAATGTCCAAGAAATTAACTGAATTGACAGGACAAAGTAAATACTACGAAATGTCCGTTAAGGTTGAAGATGTATTCACATCCAATAAAGGCTTACCGCCAAATGTTGATTTCTACTCAGCATCTGTTTACCACAGCTTAGGTATCGATCATGACTTATTCACACCGATCTTTGCTGTAAGCCGTGTATCCGGCTGGTTGGCACACATCCTTGAACAATATTCAAATAATCGCCTGATCCGCCCTCGTGCTGATTATGTAGGGCCTGGCAAGCAACAATATGTGCCGGTTGAACAAAGAGGTTAA
- the ytvI gene encoding sporulation integral membrane protein YtvI, which yields MNLDYVYRTIRFLIVLAIIILSLISLYYIWRLAYPFIIAVAIALLINPLVNGLEKWLPRIWAVTVSLILIVAIFAGLITLLIAEIVSGANYLAEELPKHVQTLVTYAEDIIVGHVIPLYNQLAGLFKNLEAGQQDTILENVQTAGTKIATSAGDFLQNFFTKLPQLISWIPNAASVLIFAALATFFISKDWYTLSAKAEKIIPGKAMSSGRKVFVDLKRALFGFIRAQFTLISITAIIVLIGLIILRVDYAITIALVTGLVDILPYLGTGAVFVPWIIYEFITGNTGLGIGLSVLYLVVVVQRQIMEPKVLSSSIGLDPLATLIALFVGFKLIGFLGLIVGPVVLVILSTLKRAGVFEDTWKFIMGAK from the coding sequence TTGAATTTAGATTATGTTTATCGAACGATCCGCTTTCTGATCGTGTTAGCGATCATCATTCTCTCATTGATTTCACTCTATTACATATGGAGACTTGCTTATCCATTCATCATCGCCGTGGCCATCGCCTTGTTGATCAATCCCCTGGTGAACGGGCTGGAGAAATGGCTTCCGAGGATATGGGCCGTCACCGTGTCCCTCATCTTGATCGTCGCCATCTTCGCAGGGCTCATCACGTTATTGATTGCGGAAATCGTTTCGGGAGCCAATTATCTGGCAGAAGAACTTCCCAAGCATGTTCAAACCCTTGTTACATATGCAGAGGATATCATCGTCGGGCACGTCATCCCTCTTTACAATCAGCTCGCAGGATTATTCAAAAATCTTGAAGCCGGTCAACAGGATACGATACTCGAAAATGTCCAGACAGCCGGTACGAAAATCGCCACATCGGCTGGTGATTTCCTGCAAAACTTTTTCACCAAACTGCCCCAGCTGATCTCATGGATCCCAAATGCTGCGTCCGTCCTGATCTTCGCGGCGCTTGCCACATTCTTCATCAGTAAGGATTGGTATACATTATCTGCTAAAGCGGAGAAAATCATTCCCGGTAAGGCGATGAGCAGTGGAAGGAAAGTGTTCGTCGATTTAAAACGGGCACTGTTCGGGTTCATCCGGGCTCAATTTACTCTTATTTCAATCACCGCGATCATCGTTCTGATCGGCTTGATCATCCTGAGAGTAGATTACGCAATCACCATCGCACTCGTGACAGGTCTCGTGGATATCCTCCCTTATCTCGGGACAGGTGCCGTATTCGTGCCGTGGATCATCTATGAATTCATCACAGGCAATACAGGATTGGGGATCGGGCTTTCGGTCCTCTACCTGGTCGTAGTCGTCCAGCGGCAGATCATGGAACCGAAAGTGCTGTCTTCAAGCATCGGACTCGATCCACTTGCTACCTTGATTGCTTTATTTGTCGGTTTTAAATTGATCGGATTTTTAGGACTGATCGTCGGTCCCGTTGTGCTCGTGATCCTCTCCACTTTGAAAAGAGCCGGGGTATTCGAAGATACTTGGAAATTCATCATGGGTGCTAAATAA
- the accD gene encoding acetyl-CoA carboxylase, carboxyltransferase subunit beta has translation MLKELFNKSKKEKKKYATIPSEAAKHDVPEGIMTKCPDCKKIMYTKELQKNLKVCIHCGYHHGMSSPERVDSFIDEGTFKELDQDLTSGNPLNFPDYESKVEKDRKKTGMNEAVLTGSGKVNGVEVVTAIMDSRFRMGSMGSVVGEKITRAIEEADKRKVPFIIFTASGGARMQEGVLSLMQMAKTSVALRRLSDNGGLFISIMTHPTTGGVSASFASVGDYNFAEPGALIGFAGRRIIEQTIREDLPEDFQTSEFLLKHGQLDGVISRLELKEKIGTILDIHQWDGDLPW, from the coding sequence TTGCTAAAGGAACTTTTTAACAAATCAAAAAAGGAAAAGAAAAAATATGCAACGATTCCTTCTGAAGCGGCCAAACATGACGTTCCGGAAGGCATCATGACAAAATGTCCTGATTGCAAAAAAATCATGTACACAAAAGAACTTCAAAAAAACTTAAAGGTGTGCATCCATTGTGGTTATCACCATGGCATGAGCTCACCGGAGAGGGTCGATAGTTTTATAGATGAGGGTACATTCAAGGAGCTTGATCAAGACCTGACTTCGGGTAACCCGCTGAATTTCCCTGACTATGAAAGTAAAGTGGAAAAAGACCGTAAGAAGACGGGCATGAACGAAGCCGTTCTGACAGGTTCAGGAAAGGTTAATGGAGTGGAAGTCGTGACAGCTATCATGGATTCCCGTTTCCGGATGGGAAGCATGGGATCGGTGGTAGGAGAAAAAATCACGAGAGCCATTGAAGAGGCCGATAAACGGAAGGTACCGTTCATCATCTTCACGGCTTCAGGCGGGGCGCGGATGCAGGAAGGTGTCCTTTCCTTGATGCAAATGGCGAAGACCAGTGTAGCGTTGAGACGTCTGAGCGATAACGGAGGGCTCTTCATCTCGATCATGACCCATCCGACGACAGGCGGAGTATCCGCAAGTTTCGCATCCGTCGGGGATTATAACTTTGCGGAGCCCGGGGCACTGATTGGATTCGCAGGCAGAAGGATCATCGAGCAGACAATCCGTGAAGACCTGCCGGAGGACTTCCAGACATCCGAATTTTTATTAAAACATGGACAACTTGACGGAGTCATCTCGAGACTCGAGTTGAAAGAGAAAATCGGGACAATACTTGATATACATCAGTGGGACGGTGATCTGCCATGGTAA
- a CDS encoding FxsA family protein codes for MRYMLLLLIIVPALEIGLLVLSGQAIGLVPTVLLIITTGILGAYLAKKQGIETIRRAQRDMQYGQMPGEAIMDGLCILVGGIVLLTPGFITDALGFLLLLPATRKMFKPFFYRLFKRWFNKGNVIIYR; via the coding sequence ATGAGATATATGCTTTTACTATTGATTATCGTACCGGCGCTTGAAATCGGCTTATTGGTCCTTTCCGGACAGGCCATTGGTCTTGTTCCGACTGTGTTGTTGATCATTACGACAGGGATCCTCGGAGCATACCTGGCTAAGAAGCAGGGAATCGAGACGATAAGAAGAGCTCAGCGGGACATGCAGTATGGGCAGATGCCCGGGGAAGCCATCATGGATGGTTTGTGTATCCTTGTGGGCGGAATCGTCCTGCTGACACCGGGATTCATTACGGATGCCCTTGGATTTCTCTTATTACTCCCGGCCACGAGGAAAATGTTCAAGCCCTTCTTCTATCGGTTATTTAAACGCTGGTTCAATAAAGGGAACGTCATTATATACAGATAA
- the pyk gene encoding pyruvate kinase has protein sequence MRKTKIVCTIGPASESVEKLSQLIEAGMNVSRLNFSHGDHDEHGQRIINIREAAEKAGKTVGILLDTKGPEIRTNNMQDGAIELTQGSNIIVSMKEVMGTTEKFSVTYEGLIDDVHVGSKILLDDGLIGLEVTEIDKANGEIHTHVANSGTLKNKKGVNVPGVSVNLPGITDKDASDIVFGIGQGVDFIAASFVRRASDVLEIRQLLEEHNASHIQIIPKIENQEGVDNIDEILEVSDGLMVARGDLGVEIPAEEVPLVQKMLIKKCNSLGKPVITATQMLDSMQRNPRPTRAEASDVANAIFDGTDAIMLSGETAAGTYPVEAVQTMHNIASRAETALDFNAILSSRSKDSEHNMTDAIGQSVAYTALNLDVNAIVAPTESGHTARMISKYRPKAPIVAVTGTDSVSRRLALVWGVYPTVGRKVTTTDEMLDMAVEESVNSGMTKHGDRIVITAGVPIGESGTTNLMKIHVVGDVVAKGQGIGRKSAYGKAIVATSAEEAVTNMTDGAVLVTIGTDKEMMPALEKCSALIVEEGGLTSHAAVVGISLGIPVVVGVDHATSLFKNGQEITVDATHGVIYNGYASVL, from the coding sequence ATGAGAAAAACGAAAATAGTATGTACGATCGGTCCTGCCAGTGAAAGTGTAGAGAAGTTATCACAACTGATCGAAGCTGGAATGAACGTTTCCCGCTTGAACTTTTCACATGGTGACCACGATGAGCACGGACAGCGTATCATCAATATCCGCGAAGCAGCTGAAAAAGCAGGTAAGACAGTCGGGATCCTGCTTGATACAAAAGGTCCGGAAATCCGCACAAACAATATGCAGGACGGAGCTATCGAATTAACACAAGGGTCCAATATCATCGTTTCCATGAAAGAAGTAATGGGAACAACTGAGAAATTCTCCGTTACATACGAAGGATTGATCGATGATGTTCATGTTGGTTCTAAAATCCTTCTTGATGATGGATTGATCGGGTTGGAAGTAACGGAAATCGACAAAGCCAACGGTGAAATCCATACACATGTTGCCAACAGCGGAACACTAAAGAATAAAAAAGGTGTAAACGTACCGGGCGTATCTGTGAACCTTCCAGGAATCACTGATAAGGATGCCAGCGACATCGTATTCGGTATCGGACAAGGCGTTGACTTTATCGCAGCATCATTCGTTCGTCGTGCATCCGATGTACTTGAAATCCGTCAATTACTGGAAGAGCACAATGCATCTCATATTCAAATCATTCCTAAGATCGAAAACCAAGAAGGTGTAGACAATATCGATGAAATCCTTGAAGTATCGGACGGATTGATGGTCGCTCGTGGAGACCTTGGTGTGGAAATCCCTGCTGAAGAAGTACCACTTGTGCAAAAAATGCTGATCAAGAAATGTAACTCACTAGGTAAGCCTGTCATCACAGCGACTCAAATGCTTGATAGTATGCAGCGTAACCCAAGACCGACAAGAGCCGAAGCAAGTGACGTAGCCAATGCCATCTTTGATGGTACAGATGCGATCATGCTTTCTGGTGAGACAGCTGCAGGTACTTATCCTGTAGAAGCAGTTCAAACGATGCATAACATCGCGTCAAGAGCGGAAACGGCCCTTGATTTCAACGCGATCCTGTCTTCCCGCAGCAAAGACAGCGAGCACAATATGACGGATGCCATCGGTCAATCCGTTGCCTATACAGCTCTTAATCTTGATGTGAATGCCATTGTCGCTCCGACTGAGAGTGGTCACACGGCACGCATGATCTCTAAATATCGTCCGAAAGCACCAATCGTAGCCGTGACTGGTACAGACTCTGTATCACGCCGCCTGGCACTTGTATGGGGCGTATACCCTACTGTCGGCCGCAAAGTGACGACAACCGATGAAATGCTCGATATGGCAGTAGAAGAGAGCGTCAACTCAGGTATGACGAAGCACGGAGACCGCATCGTCATCACAGCGGGTGTTCCGATTGGTGAATCTGGAACGACGAACCTGATGAAAATCCACGTAGTGGGCGATGTTGTTGCCAAAGGTCAAGGAATCGGCCGCAAATCTGCATACGGTAAAGCAATTGTTGCCACTTCAGCTGAAGAAGCCGTGACGAACATGACTGATGGTGCTGTCCTTGTCACAATCGGCACAGACAAAGAAATGATGCCTGCCCTTGAAAAATGTTCAGCACTGATCGTTGAAGAAGGCGGTCTGACAAGTCATGCAGCCGTAGTCGGAATCAGCCTTGGAATTCCTGTCGTGGTCGGAGTCGACCATGCCACTTCATTATTCAAGAATGGCCAGGAAATCACGGTGGATGCGACTCATGGCGTGATTTATAATGGGTACGCGAGTGTATTGTAA
- the pfkA gene encoding 6-phosphofructokinase: MKKIGVLTSGGDSPGMNAAVRAVVRKAIFMDIEVYGIYQGYNGLINGNIKKLELGSVGDIIHRGGTMLYTARCEEFKTKEGQKKGIEQLEKHGIEGLVVIGGDGSYQGAKALTEWGYPCVGVPGTIDNDIPGTEYTIGFDTALNTVIDAIDKIRDTATSHERTFIIEVMGRNAGDIALWAGLAGGAETVLIPEERFDLDDVVGRLKKGQERGKKHSVIIVAEGVMSANEFANRFTEATGMDTRVSVLGHIQRGGTPTAADRVLASRLGAYAVELLAQGKGGRAVGIEKNQLVDYDIIEALAKPHQIDLNMYRLSKELSI; encoded by the coding sequence GTGAAAAAGATTGGTGTATTGACGAGTGGTGGAGATTCACCCGGTATGAATGCAGCCGTCCGTGCAGTTGTGCGTAAAGCCATTTTCATGGATATAGAGGTATACGGTATATATCAAGGGTATAATGGGTTAATCAACGGGAACATCAAGAAGCTTGAGCTTGGTTCAGTCGGTGATATCATCCATCGTGGCGGAACAATGCTTTACACAGCCCGCTGTGAAGAATTCAAAACAAAAGAAGGCCAGAAAAAAGGAATCGAGCAATTAGAAAAACACGGCATTGAAGGACTTGTTGTCATTGGTGGGGACGGTTCTTACCAAGGGGCAAAAGCCTTGACGGAATGGGGATACCCATGTGTCGGTGTTCCGGGGACGATTGATAATGATATTCCGGGAACTGAATATACAATCGGTTTTGATACAGCGCTGAACACGGTCATCGATGCGATCGATAAAATCCGTGATACGGCTACATCCCATGAGCGGACGTTCATCATTGAAGTAATGGGACGTAATGCGGGGGACATCGCTCTATGGGCAGGTCTTGCCGGTGGAGCTGAAACGGTCCTGATCCCTGAGGAGAGATTCGATCTTGATGACGTTGTCGGTCGTTTGAAAAAAGGACAGGAACGCGGAAAGAAACATAGCGTCATCATTGTTGCAGAAGGCGTCATGTCTGCCAATGAATTTGCGAACCGCTTCACTGAAGCAACAGGAATGGATACACGTGTCTCCGTCCTTGGTCATATCCAGCGCGGTGGAACGCCAACAGCTGCAGACCGTGTCCTAGCAAGCCGTTTAGGGGCTTATGCCGTTGAACTATTGGCCCAGGGTAAAGGCGGAAGAGCGGTAGGAATTGAGAAAAATCAATTAGTTGATTACGATATTATTGAAGCACTTGCCAAGCCACATCAAATTGATTTGAACATGTATAGACTTTCCAAAGAGCTTTCAATCTAA
- a CDS encoding MaoC/PaaZ C-terminal domain-containing protein, which produces MLLGKKRKLGRKIDEMTVGEKLTLTEKIEDNELLLYLGLTNDANPLYIQHDYASQTPFKKPIVPSIMLTGIITSAVSKYLPGPGSHIVEQTIEFPKPVYHYATVQFLFEVTEVNPHNHLVTIQVSATNEEDEKVINGTIKVCPPHRLEKMNSNALENF; this is translated from the coding sequence ATGTTATTAGGGAAAAAGAGAAAACTGGGAAGAAAAATCGACGAAATGACGGTCGGTGAAAAACTGACCCTGACAGAAAAAATAGAAGACAATGAACTTCTTCTATACCTTGGGCTCACAAATGATGCCAATCCATTATATATCCAGCACGACTATGCGTCACAGACACCATTTAAAAAACCAATCGTTCCATCCATCATGCTGACGGGGATCATTACATCGGCGGTGTCGAAGTATTTGCCGGGACCGGGCTCCCATATCGTTGAGCAAACCATTGAATTTCCGAAACCGGTCTATCATTACGCTACAGTTCAATTCCTCTTTGAAGTGACAGAAGTAAATCCACATAATCATCTGGTTACCATTCAGGTATCGGCAACGAACGAGGAAGATGAAAAGGTGATCAACGGAACCATCAAGGTGTGTCCGCCTCATCGACTGGAAAAAATGAATAGTAATGCATTGGAAAACTTCTAA
- the icd gene encoding NADP-dependent isocitrate dehydrogenase, giving the protein MTQGEKITNQNGQLNVPNNPIVPFIEGDGTGPDIWAAAKRVLDASVEKAYKGERKISWKEVYAGEKAFNKTGEWLPNDTLEAIREYFIAIKGPLTTPVGGGIRSLNVALRQELDLFTCLRPVRYFEGVPSPVKRPEDTDMVIFRENTEDIYAGIEYAKGSDEVKKLISFLQDEMGVNKIRFPETSGIGIKPVSEEGTNRLVRAAINYAITEGRKSVTLVHKGNIMKFTEGAFKNWGYEIAEKEFGDKVFTWAQYDKIKEEDGLEAANKAQSDAEAAGKIIVKDSIADIFLQQILTRPAEFDVVATMNLNGDYISDALAAQVGGIGIAPGANINYESGHAIFEATHGTAPKYAGMDKVNPSSVILSGVLMLEHLGWTEAANLITKSMEKTIASKVVTYDFARLMDGATEVKCSEFGSALIDNMEA; this is encoded by the coding sequence ATGACACAAGGTGAAAAAATTACAAACCAGAATGGCCAACTTAATGTGCCTAACAATCCAATCGTCCCATTCATTGAAGGTGACGGAACGGGTCCAGATATTTGGGCAGCAGCCAAGCGCGTCCTGGATGCTTCTGTAGAGAAAGCATACAAAGGCGAACGCAAGATTTCATGGAAAGAAGTATATGCTGGGGAAAAAGCATTCAACAAAACGGGTGAATGGCTTCCAAACGATACACTAGAAGCAATCCGTGAGTATTTCATCGCGATCAAAGGTCCACTTACGACTCCTGTCGGCGGCGGAATCCGTTCATTGAACGTTGCGCTTCGCCAGGAATTGGATCTATTCACATGCCTGCGTCCAGTACGCTACTTCGAAGGTGTTCCTTCACCTGTTAAGCGTCCTGAAGATACTGACATGGTGATCTTCCGTGAAAACACTGAAGATATCTATGCAGGTATCGAGTACGCTAAAGGTTCTGATGAAGTGAAGAAATTAATCAGCTTCTTACAGGACGAAATGGGCGTGAACAAAATCCGTTTCCCAGAAACATCAGGTATCGGAATCAAGCCTGTTTCTGAAGAAGGGACAAACCGTCTTGTTCGTGCAGCAATCAACTACGCGATCACAGAAGGCCGTAAATCAGTAACATTGGTTCACAAAGGGAACATCATGAAGTTCACTGAAGGAGCTTTCAAAAACTGGGGTTACGAGATTGCTGAGAAAGAATTCGGCGATAAAGTATTCACTTGGGCTCAATATGACAAGATCAAAGAAGAAGACGGATTGGAAGCAGCGAACAAAGCTCAATCTGATGCTGAAGCAGCTGGTAAGATCATCGTGAAGGATTCAATCGCTGATATCTTCTTACAGCAAATCCTTACTCGTCCTGCTGAGTTCGATGTTGTCGCAACAATGAACTTAAACGGGGATTACATCTCTGATGCACTAGCTGCTCAAGTAGGTGGAATCGGTATTGCTCCTGGAGCAAATATCAACTACGAATCAGGACATGCGATCTTTGAGGCAACTCACGGAACGGCTCCTAAATATGCAGGTATGGATAAAGTGAATCCTTCATCTGTCATCCTTTCAGGTGTACTTATGCTTGAACACCTTGGTTGGACTGAAGCTGCTAACCTGATCACAAAATCAATGGAAAAAACAATCGCTTCTAAAGTCGTAACATATGACTTCGCCCGTCTGATGGATGGAGCGACAGAAGTGAAATGCTCTGAGTTCGGTTCTGCTTTAATCGATAACATGGAAGCATAA
- the accA gene encoding acetyl-CoA carboxylase carboxyl transferase subunit alpha: MVNEMEFEKPVYELKKKIAELKEFTQNSDVDLSKEIEKLENRLTKLQNDIYENMKPWERVQVARHPERPTTLDYIKYLFADFIEMHGDRLYGDDEAIVSGVGKFHDVPVTIIGHQRGKDTKENIRRNFGMPHPEGYRKALRLMKQADKFNRPIICFIDTKGAYPGKAAEERGQSEAIARNLVEMAGLTVPVICVVIGEGGSGGALALGVGNHIHMLENSTYSVISPEGAAAILWKDSTQAKRAAESMKITAPDLKELGIIDDIITEVKGGAHKDVEEQAKYIDEVLKSSLKELVPMKKDELIQHRYEKFKTMGEYSVLNDLIGVKS, translated from the coding sequence ATGGTAAATGAGATGGAATTTGAAAAGCCAGTATACGAACTCAAGAAGAAAATTGCCGAACTGAAGGAGTTCACCCAGAATTCGGACGTCGATTTATCGAAGGAAATCGAGAAGCTTGAGAACCGTCTCACAAAGCTTCAAAATGATATCTACGAAAACATGAAGCCATGGGAAAGGGTCCAGGTGGCCCGTCATCCGGAGCGTCCGACGACTCTGGATTATATCAAGTATCTCTTCGCGGACTTCATTGAAATGCACGGAGACCGTCTGTATGGGGATGACGAAGCGATTGTTTCAGGAGTCGGGAAGTTTCACGATGTTCCTGTGACGATCATCGGTCACCAACGAGGGAAAGATACGAAAGAAAACATTCGCCGGAACTTCGGGATGCCACATCCTGAAGGGTACCGAAAAGCTTTACGCTTGATGAAACAGGCGGACAAGTTCAATCGTCCGATCATCTGCTTCATCGATACAAAGGGTGCGTATCCCGGGAAAGCGGCAGAAGAACGCGGGCAGAGTGAAGCCATTGCACGGAATCTTGTGGAGATGGCCGGCCTCACGGTTCCCGTCATCTGCGTCGTTATCGGTGAAGGCGGTAGTGGCGGAGCATTGGCCCTAGGAGTGGGAAATCATATTCATATGCTTGAAAACTCCACCTACTCCGTCATCTCACCTGAAGGGGCAGCGGCCATCCTCTGGAAGGATTCCACCCAGGCGAAACGCGCGGCTGAATCCATGAAGATCACGGCTCCCGATCTAAAGGAGCTTGGGATCATCGATGACATCATCACGGAAGTAAAAGGCGGAGCCCATAAAGATGTCGAGGAACAGGCGAAATATATCGACGAGGTCCTTAAGAGCTCGCTGAAAGAGTTGGTTCCGATGAAAAAGGACGAGCTCATCCAACATCGTTATGAAAAATTCAAGACGATGGGTGAATATTCGGTTTTAAATGATCTTATCGGGGTAAAATCATAA